The following are from one region of the Methanospirillum hungatei genome:
- the lonB gene encoding ATP-dependent protease LonB yields the protein MNRVNEPSEKENFSDTPDTDHIEPVPETLTTDNKSEETDAPIAEAKGANGTSDNEPDQQVDDGSSRSVTVPEKLIDQVIGQEHAVEVIRKAATQRRHVMMIGTPGTGKSMLAKAMAELLPKEEMQDILAYPNSDDQNEPIIRTVKSGRGKEIVSAHKAEAKKKIQFRNTLIMILMIGIIGYAFITYQWLMGIIAAAFIFMALRYATPREEQMVPKLIVTNDKTATAPFVDATGSHAGALLGDVRHDPFQSGGLETPAHDRVEAGAIHRAHKGVLFVDEINTLGLPSQQSLLTAMQEGEFAITGQSERSSGAMVRTEPVPCDFVMVAAGNLDAVEGMHPALRSRIRGNGYEIYMEDTMPDTPENREKFIRFIAQEIKNDGMIPHFDRSAIDEVIHEAKRRSNRKGYLTLKLRDMGGLIRVAGDLARQEGAELTTRRHVLEAKKTARSIEDQISGQMIRRTREYELAVVEGTEIGRVNGLAVMGSDAGSVLPIMAAITPAQGDGGNIIATGLLKEIAQESIKNVGAILKRFTGKDIRNIDIHIQFIGTYQGVEGDSASITVATAAISALESIPVRQDIAMTGSLSVRGDVLPVGGVTYKIEAAARAGIRKVLIPKANLGDVLIEDEFISSIEIIPVEKIDEVLKIALVPDNRELFLDKLKTIAWSTTSSILGTEIPATRTVV from the coding sequence ATGAATCGGGTGAACGAACCATCGGAGAAAGAAAATTTTTCAGATACTCCGGATACAGACCATATTGAACCTGTTCCGGAAACTTTGACTACCGATAACAAGAGTGAAGAAACAGATGCGCCAATTGCAGAAGCAAAAGGAGCAAACGGAACCTCAGATAATGAACCAGACCAACAGGTTGATGATGGCTCTTCCCGATCAGTTACGGTTCCAGAAAAACTCATTGATCAGGTCATTGGACAGGAGCATGCAGTAGAAGTGATTAGGAAAGCGGCGACTCAGCGCCGACATGTCATGATGATCGGAACGCCAGGTACTGGAAAATCAATGCTTGCAAAAGCAATGGCTGAGTTATTGCCAAAGGAAGAGATGCAGGACATTCTGGCGTACCCAAACTCTGATGATCAGAATGAGCCAATTATCAGAACGGTAAAATCTGGCAGAGGGAAAGAGATCGTCAGTGCTCATAAAGCAGAGGCCAAAAAGAAGATTCAATTTAGAAATACTCTGATTATGATTCTGATGATCGGTATCATCGGATATGCATTCATCACCTATCAATGGCTCATGGGTATCATTGCTGCAGCATTTATCTTCATGGCATTACGGTATGCTACCCCGCGTGAGGAGCAGATGGTCCCAAAACTCATCGTCACGAATGATAAAACCGCAACAGCACCTTTTGTTGATGCAACAGGATCACATGCCGGGGCCCTGCTGGGTGATGTGCGGCATGATCCGTTTCAATCCGGAGGACTTGAAACACCTGCACATGACCGGGTTGAAGCTGGAGCAATTCACCGGGCACATAAAGGTGTTCTCTTTGTTGACGAGATAAACACCCTTGGCCTTCCATCACAGCAAAGCCTTCTTACTGCAATGCAGGAAGGAGAATTTGCAATTACCGGGCAGAGTGAAAGATCATCCGGGGCAATGGTCAGAACAGAACCGGTTCCCTGCGACTTTGTCATGGTAGCAGCTGGAAATCTGGATGCAGTAGAAGGTATGCATCCTGCTCTCAGGTCACGAATCAGAGGGAATGGATACGAAATATATATGGAAGATACCATGCCGGACACGCCTGAGAATCGGGAGAAATTTATTCGGTTCATTGCCCAGGAAATTAAAAATGATGGTATGATCCCTCACTTTGACCGGAGTGCAATTGATGAAGTTATCCATGAAGCGAAAAGACGATCGAACCGGAAAGGATACCTGACCCTGAAACTTCGGGATATGGGCGGACTTATTCGTGTTGCCGGAGATCTTGCACGACAAGAAGGAGCAGAACTTACTACTCGTCGCCATGTCCTTGAAGCGAAAAAGACTGCAAGGTCTATAGAAGACCAAATATCCGGTCAAATGATTCGAAGAACCCGTGAATATGAACTTGCTGTGGTTGAAGGGACAGAAATCGGAAGAGTGAATGGTCTTGCAGTTATGGGAAGTGATGCAGGATCAGTACTTCCAATTATGGCTGCAATAACTCCGGCACAAGGTGATGGCGGAAACATTATTGCTACCGGTTTGTTAAAAGAGATTGCCCAGGAATCCATTAAAAACGTGGGAGCTATCCTGAAACGGTTTACTGGAAAAGATATCAGAAATATTGATATTCACATTCAGTTCATTGGAACATATCAGGGGGTGGAAGGAGATTCAGCATCCATTACGGTTGCAACTGCTGCAATTAGCGCTCTTGAATCTATTCCGGTAAGACAGGATATTGCGATGACTGGGTCTTTGTCAGTCAGAGGGGATGTTCTGCCGGTTGGTGGAGTTACCTATAAAATTGAAGCAGCAGCACGGGCAGGTATAAGAAAAGTACTCATTCCAAAAGCAAATCTAGGAGACGTTCTCATCGAAGATGAATTTATTTCATCCATTGAAATAATTCCGGTTGAGAAGATTGACGAAGTCCTTAAGATTGCTCTTGTTCCTGACAACCGTGAACTCTTCCTGGACAAACTTAAAACAATTGCATGGTCAACAACCAGTTCTATACTGGGGACTGAAATTCCTGCTACCCGGACGGTTGTCTGA
- a CDS encoding ribose-phosphate diphosphokinase codes for MKVVSTQRSQVLAGRLATALNIPVIDTRWQKFPDGEIYVRAVQPAEKVIICGSILTSDDLIELLLLKDIFSESDITLVIPYMGYARQDKQFNPGEPLSARAIAQILGSNTKRVYTVNIHEKTVLNYFHTEATDVSLSGPAAEYITTLSLDNPLILSPDEGALHLGRDVASHGSWESDYLQKTRISGDEVRIAPKSIPVLGRDVVILDDIISTGGTQATAASMLHEQGARSIHTVGIHGVLASGAYTRLISAGIVSISCSDTIERACSKYSAGSVIAGYI; via the coding sequence ATGAAGGTTGTCAGTACGCAACGGTCTCAGGTTCTGGCTGGCCGACTCGCAACTGCTCTGAATATCCCGGTAATTGATACCAGATGGCAGAAATTTCCAGATGGAGAGATTTATGTGCGTGCAGTGCAGCCCGCAGAAAAAGTGATCATTTGTGGGAGTATTCTAACAAGTGATGATCTTATTGAGCTTCTACTGCTCAAAGACATCTTTTCTGAATCAGATATTACTCTGGTTATTCCCTATATGGGATATGCACGACAGGATAAGCAGTTTAATCCAGGTGAACCTCTTTCAGCTCGGGCAATCGCCCAGATCCTTGGAAGTAACACAAAACGAGTATATACTGTAAATATTCATGAAAAAACTGTCCTTAATTATTTTCATACTGAAGCGACAGATGTCTCATTGTCAGGTCCGGCTGCAGAATACATTACAACACTTTCATTGGATAATCCACTTATTCTTAGTCCGGATGAGGGCGCATTACATCTGGGACGAGATGTAGCCTCTCATGGCTCCTGGGAATCCGATTATCTTCAAAAAACCCGTATCTCTGGCGATGAGGTAAGAATTGCACCTAAATCAATTCCTGTTTTAGGAAGAGATGTAGTAATTCTTGATGACATTATTTCAACTGGTGGAACACAGGCTACTGCTGCTTCCATGTTGCATGAACAAGGTGCCCGATCTATTCATACCGTTGGAATTCATGGGGTGTTGGCATCGGGAGCTTACACACGGCTTATAAGTGCGGGTATTGTCTCAATTTCCTGTAGTGATACTATTGAACGTGCCTGCAGCAAATACTCTGCTGGATCTGTCATTGCAGGATATATCTAA
- a CDS encoding NOB1 family endonuclease — protein MTQNQSSTVIILDTSAFFISIPLSGRLMTVRKVVNELKDLRGKARLEILLSQGLIISEPGPDAIVAVQHASEKSGDNSVLSPTDLDLLALAFEFHGELYSDDFALQNTAQHLGIVVHPLIQKKAAIKTWKLRCAGCGAYYDTMPGDSLCKICGAQVRRKNK, from the coding sequence ATGACACAAAATCAATCATCAACGGTCATTATCCTTGATACCTCTGCTTTTTTTATTTCCATCCCTCTTTCTGGCAGATTGATGACCGTGAGGAAAGTAGTGAATGAATTAAAAGATTTGAGAGGAAAAGCACGTTTGGAGATTCTACTTTCACAAGGGTTGATTATTAGTGAACCCGGACCAGATGCTATCGTAGCGGTACAACACGCTTCAGAAAAATCCGGTGATAATTCTGTTTTATCACCAACTGATCTGGATCTTCTTGCTCTTGCTTTTGAGTTCCATGGAGAACTCTACTCAGATGACTTTGCGTTGCAAAATACTGCACAACATCTGGGAATTGTAGTTCATCCGCTCATACAAAAAAAAGCAGCGATCAAAACCTGGAAATTACGATGTGCCGGGTGTGGTGCTTACTATGACACTATGCCTGGAGATTCTCTCTGTAAGATCTGTGGTGCCCAAGTAAGACGAAAAAATAAATAG
- a CDS encoding orotate phosphoribosyltransferase-like protein, with translation MSTLDELIQKARLLRSEGHSPGQIADELSLSMETVTWLLTQEKGAVTPKDVHIDWTAVSGESQLLYDSAMMLLSRFKLKNPGEPAPNVYVGIAISGIPLATLMAVSDEVRIGIYHPAKHAGGDEPIGSMSGNFGIRAGERIVVVDDVITSGNTLQEVIGYIKRHGAVPVACCVLFDKRGIREIDGVPVYSLFKVSRID, from the coding sequence ATGTCTACCCTGGATGAGTTGATACAAAAAGCCCGCCTCCTTCGAAGTGAAGGACATAGTCCTGGACAGATTGCTGATGAATTGTCTCTTTCTATGGAGACTGTGACCTGGCTTTTAACCCAGGAGAAAGGAGCGGTGACTCCAAAAGATGTTCACATTGACTGGACTGCTGTGAGTGGTGAATCGCAGCTTTTGTATGATAGTGCTATGATGCTTCTCTCGCGGTTCAAGTTAAAAAATCCTGGAGAGCCAGCACCGAATGTGTATGTTGGGATTGCAATATCCGGCATTCCTCTCGCAACATTGATGGCAGTTTCTGATGAAGTCAGAATTGGTATATATCATCCCGCTAAACACGCGGGAGGTGACGAACCGATTGGATCGATGAGTGGTAATTTTGGAATTCGTGCCGGAGAACGGATTGTTGTTGTCGATGATGTCATAACATCTGGAAATACATTACAGGAAGTAATTGGTTATATTAAAAGACATGGTGCGGTTCCTGTTGCCTGTTGTGTTCTCTTTGATAAGCGCGGTATTCGCGAGATTGACGGAGTTCCGGTTTACAGTCTGTTTAAGGTCTCCCGAATTGACTAA
- the thsA gene encoding thermosome subunit alpha — protein sequence MLVQQPVIILKQNVERTQGYEAQRSNIAAAKALAEAVRSTLGPRGMDKMLIDGTGDVTITNDGITILDEISVQHPGAKMVIEVSRTQDEEVGDGTTTAVILVGALMEQAEALLNKKIHPTVICRGYRMGMQKALEILQSMASKTDAYNKDVMKKIVLTAITGKSIEDVKEKISEISVEAVMKVASKNGSKITVSEDDVKIKKHTGATMDDAELIMGCVIDKTRVNQEMPKRIANAKVALVQNPLEIKKTEVKAKIKISSTDQVEAFAEQERNTLKEMADAVAASGANVLLCQKGIADAAQFYLAKAGILAVEDVPEADMKFAARSLGATIATKPEDLRKDMLGIAAKAEELDDAEMVVISGSKNPKTVTILLRGSTYYLVDELERAVVDATRVVMDAMEDGLFVPGGSAVESELTIRLREYAVQVGGREQIAIEAYADAFTAVPITLAENSGYNPIDKLVELKKAHADGKKNYGLNVYTGKLVDMQKEGVIEPIRCKRQAIQSSEEAVEMLLRVDDMMVSQSGRGSGMPEPME from the coding sequence ATGCTTGTTCAACAACCGGTAATCATTCTGAAACAGAATGTCGAGCGTACACAGGGCTATGAGGCCCAGCGCTCCAATATAGCAGCGGCAAAGGCACTTGCCGAGGCGGTTCGGTCAACATTAGGTCCGAGAGGAATGGATAAGATGCTCATTGATGGGACTGGAGATGTAACCATCACCAATGACGGAATAACTATTCTGGATGAGATATCTGTTCAGCACCCGGGAGCGAAAATGGTCATTGAAGTGTCTCGTACACAGGATGAAGAGGTGGGGGATGGGACTACCACTGCGGTCATTCTTGTCGGGGCCTTAATGGAACAGGCAGAAGCTCTTCTTAACAAGAAGATCCATCCGACTGTTATCTGTCGTGGATATCGTATGGGAATGCAGAAGGCTCTAGAGATTCTGCAGTCAATGGCATCCAAAACTGATGCGTACAATAAAGATGTGATGAAGAAGATCGTCCTGACAGCAATTACCGGAAAATCAATAGAAGATGTCAAGGAAAAAATTAGTGAAATATCTGTTGAAGCGGTAATGAAGGTTGCTTCTAAAAATGGCAGCAAAATCACTGTTAGTGAAGATGACGTCAAGATTAAGAAGCATACCGGCGCTACTATGGATGACGCAGAACTTATTATGGGTTGTGTCATTGATAAGACCCGCGTCAATCAGGAGATGCCAAAACGCATCGCAAATGCAAAAGTTGCTCTTGTTCAAAATCCTCTTGAGATAAAGAAGACAGAAGTCAAGGCAAAAATAAAAATTTCGAGCACCGATCAGGTTGAAGCATTTGCCGAACAGGAACGAAACACGTTAAAGGAGATGGCAGATGCTGTCGCAGCCTCTGGAGCAAATGTTCTCCTTTGTCAGAAGGGTATTGCGGATGCAGCACAGTTTTATCTGGCAAAAGCGGGTATTCTTGCAGTTGAAGATGTTCCTGAAGCAGACATGAAATTTGCTGCACGTTCACTTGGCGCAACAATAGCAACAAAACCTGAAGACCTTAGAAAAGATATGCTTGGTATCGCAGCAAAAGCAGAAGAGCTTGATGATGCTGAGATGGTTGTTATTTCTGGTTCTAAAAATCCAAAGACAGTTACTATTCTTCTTCGTGGTTCTACCTACTACCTTGTCGATGAACTCGAGCGGGCAGTAGTAGATGCAACCCGTGTCGTTATGGATGCAATGGAAGATGGCCTGTTTGTTCCAGGTGGATCAGCGGTTGAGAGTGAACTGACAATTCGCCTCCGTGAATATGCAGTTCAGGTTGGTGGACGTGAACAGATTGCTATTGAAGCATATGCAGATGCATTTACTGCAGTTCCAATCACACTTGCCGAAAATTCCGGTTATAATCCAATTGACAAACTTGTTGAGCTGAAAAAGGCTCACGCCGATGGCAAGAAAAATTATGGTCTGAATGTATATACCGGAAAACTTGTCGATATGCAGAAAGAGGGAGTTATTGAGCCAATCCGGTGTAAGAGGCAGGCAATACAGAGCTCAGAAGAAGCTGTAGAGATGCTTCTCCGGGTTGATGATATGATGGTTTCACAATCTGGAAGAGGTTCAGGAATGCCTGAACCTATGGAATAA